The Sporosarcina ureae genomic sequence ATGATAAAATGGAAAGGTAACGAATTGAAAGGGTGAATGGTAAATGTTTGTCCCGTTTATTGCGGTAGAAGGTCCGATTGGTGTAGGGAAGACTACACTCACGGCAGCGATTGCCGAGACCTTTTCATATAATCAATTAAGAGAGATTAGTGGAGAAAATCCTTTTCTCGATCATTTTTATCAAGACAAAGAAAAATGGAGTTTCCAAACGGAAATGTTTTTCCTGTGTAATCGATATGAACAATTGAAGAAAATTAATAAAGAATATATTTCACAAGGATTACCCGTGGTGGCTGATTATCATGTATTTAAAAATATGCTATTTGCGCAACGTACATTAGAGTCAAAAGACTTTGTAAAATATAAAGATATTTATCATATTTTGACGAAAGATCTACCTATGCCGAATGTCGTTATTTCATTGTCGGCATCTATTCCAACATTACTCGACCGAATAGACAAGCGTGGTCGATCGTATGAAGCAGATATGGATTCTGATTATTTACTGCAGCTTTCGGAAGACTATCGTACCTATTTGCCAGAGTTTGAAGCAACGTTTTCCGATGTCCAAGTTATCCATATAAATGGGGATGTAGTAGACTACGTGCGTAATAAAGAAGACATGGATACAATACTAAGCAAAGTTTATGAAGCAGTAGAGAAAGGTAGGAAGCTAAATGAAGTTACCTAATATACCGAAAAATAGTGTATTTGCGGTAGCGGGAATGGTGGGAGTAGGGAAGTCAACAATGGCACATGCGATTGCCAAAAGACTCGGATTTCAAGAGTCCTTGGAAAACGTAGCGGAAAATCCATATTTAGAGAGATTTTACGAAGACTTTGAGCGTTGGAGTTTTCATTTGCAAATCTTCTTTTTGGCAGAACGTTTTAAAGAGCAAAAGCATATCTTTGAAAGCGGTGGCGGTTTTGTACAAGATCGTTCCATTTATGAAGACGTAGGGATCTTTGCTCAAATGCACGCTGATGAAGGAACTATGGAAGCGGTCGACTTTGAAACATATATGCATCTATATGAAGCAATGGTAATGACACCATATTTCCCACATCCGAATGCGCTTATTTACTTGGAAGGACCACTACCTGTCATTCTTGAGCGTATTGAAGAGCGTGGCAGGGATATGGAGACGCAAACACCAAGAAGTTATTGGGAAGAAATGTATCGTCGCTATGAACAGTGGATTGATTCTTTTACTGCATGCCCAGTCATTCGGCTGAACATCGAAGAATATGATTTGATAGGAAATGACGAGGATATTGAGTTGATTATCGGGAAAATAGCTGAAAAAATGAAAGAAACGACACCCCTTATATAAGGCGTGTCGTTTACATTAATGAACAGGAACTTCTGAAAAAAACTCCTGATATAACTCTCGAAGGACAATGTTTTCATCTTTTTCTTGAATACCGAATACTAAACTGACCTCTGAAGAACCTTGGTTGATCATTTCGATATTTGCACCTGTACGAGCTATAGCAGATGCCGCGCGTGCTGCCAATCCTCTTGCATGGCGCATGCCTTCACCCACCAGTACTACCATGGAATAACCACGTTGGAAATGTACATCATCAGGACATAACTCTTGTCCTATGCGCTTAACGATACGTGCTTCCTTTTCGGGTGTTAAATGCTCATCGCGAATAATAACAGACAAGTTATCAATACCTGACGGTGTATGTTCAAATGGAATTTCTTCTTCTTCCAAGATTTGTAGCAAGTGACGTCCAAAACCAATTTCTAGGTTCATCAAGTACTTAGCAACGAAGAGTGTAGAAAACCCTTTATCAGCAGCGATTCCGACAACAGATTGAAGGCTATGGTCACGGTCCCGAACAATCATTGTGCCGGGCGCACTTGGATTGTTGGTGTTCTTAATGCAAACAGGAATCTTGTGCCGAAATGCAGGCACTAAAGCTTCCTCGTGAAACACAGAAAACCCTGCATATGCAAGCTCACGCATTTCTCGGTATGTCATAGCATCGATCGCACGTGGATTTTCAATAACTGTTGGATTTGCTGAGAAAACTGAATCTACATCGGTGAAGTTTTCATAAAGTTCTGCATTCGTTGCTGCCGCTAGCAGGGCGCCTGTAATATCTGAGCCACCACGGTTAAACGTACGCAATGTTCCGTCTTCTGTGTAGCCGAAGAAGCCTGGAAATACAATGATACCTTCTTTATCACGTAGTTTACAGAGCTTTTCATTGCCTTCTGGGAGAGCGCGTACACGTTCTGGACGATGGTTAACAAGTAATCCACCGTCACGGGGGTTTACATACTCTGCTTCGACACCGATATGCCGGAAGTAAGCCGCAATCATTTTTGCATTATTGTCTTCCCCAGCGGCTTTCAAGCTGTCTACGTATAGAATTTCATCAGATTGATCTTTATTCAGGCGTCTAATAACATCTTGCTCAATTACTTGTGCAATTTCTTCATCTAAGCCAAGTCCTTCTGCAATTTCTTTGTAACGGTCCACAACCATTTGCAGCGAATCTAGAGTGTCTTCACCAGCAAGTGAGGCATTTGCCAAATCAATAAGCAAATCAGTTACCTTAATGTCAGAAGAAAACCGTTTACCTGGCGCAGAAACTACGACAATCTTTCTCGATGGGTCGGATACAACAATGTCGACCACTTTCCGAATTTGTTCCGCGGATGCGACGGATGTTCCGCCAAATTTACAAACTTTCATTGGGTACCAGATCCTATCTTTTTTGAGATTATCTATCTATTTTTAGAAGATTCGTGAAAACAGGTTGTTATTAAAGGCAGAATTCTCTATAATTGTCCTTATACGAAGAACGATTGTTTTTTCATAGTGTACATATAGTTAGGAGAATCGTCAAATGAAAAATGAAAAAAAAGAAATTAATATTGGTTTGCTAGGTTATGGAGTAGTGGGAAGCGGCGTTGCAACGATCTTGCATAATCATCAAGATGACCTGCGACATAAA encodes the following:
- a CDS encoding deoxynucleoside kinase — translated: MFVPFIAVEGPIGVGKTTLTAAIAETFSYNQLREISGENPFLDHFYQDKEKWSFQTEMFFLCNRYEQLKKINKEYISQGLPVVADYHVFKNMLFAQRTLESKDFVKYKDIYHILTKDLPMPNVVISLSASIPTLLDRIDKRGRSYEADMDSDYLLQLSEDYRTYLPEFEATFSDVQVIHINGDVVDYVRNKEDMDTILSKVYEAVEKGRKLNEVT
- a CDS encoding deoxynucleoside kinase, producing the protein MKLPNIPKNSVFAVAGMVGVGKSTMAHAIAKRLGFQESLENVAENPYLERFYEDFERWSFHLQIFFLAERFKEQKHIFESGGGFVQDRSIYEDVGIFAQMHADEGTMEAVDFETYMHLYEAMVMTPYFPHPNALIYLEGPLPVILERIEERGRDMETQTPRSYWEEMYRRYEQWIDSFTACPVIRLNIEEYDLIGNDEDIELIIGKIAEKMKETTPLI
- a CDS encoding aspartate kinase, coding for MKVCKFGGTSVASAEQIRKVVDIVVSDPSRKIVVVSAPGKRFSSDIKVTDLLIDLANASLAGEDTLDSLQMVVDRYKEIAEGLGLDEEIAQVIEQDVIRRLNKDQSDEILYVDSLKAAGEDNNAKMIAAYFRHIGVEAEYVNPRDGGLLVNHRPERVRALPEGNEKLCKLRDKEGIIVFPGFFGYTEDGTLRTFNRGGSDITGALLAAATNAELYENFTDVDSVFSANPTVIENPRAIDAMTYREMRELAYAGFSVFHEEALVPAFRHKIPVCIKNTNNPSAPGTMIVRDRDHSLQSVVGIAADKGFSTLFVAKYLMNLEIGFGRHLLQILEEEEIPFEHTPSGIDNLSVIIRDEHLTPEKEARIVKRIGQELCPDDVHFQRGYSMVVLVGEGMRHARGLAARAASAIARTGANIEMINQGSSEVSLVFGIQEKDENIVLRELYQEFFSEVPVH